CCGCGCGGGACGCGGTGCAGGAGGCGTTCCTTTCGGCCTACCGGTCGATCGGGGAGTTCCGCGGCGAGGCCCAGCTCTCCACGTGGCTGCATCGCGTCGCCGTCCATGCCGCGCTGATGCGGCTGCGCAGCGCGCGGCGACGGCCCGAGGAAAGCCTCGAGGCGCTCCTCCCGGAGTTCGACGAGACGGGACATCACGCGCGTCCCGTCGCGGAATGGCGCACGGAGGCGACGGCGGCGCTTTCGCGCGAGGAGGAGCGCGAGCGCGTGCGGCGGGCGGTGGACCGCCTGCCCACGACCTACCGGACCGTGCTGATGCTGCGCGACATCGAGGAGCGGGACACCGAGGAGACCGCACGCCTGCTCGGCACGACGACGACGGCGGTCAAGGTCCGGCTGCATCGGGCGCGCCAGGCGCTGCGGACGCTGCTCGAGCCGACGATGACGGCGTGAGAAGCGCGCAGTTCCTCGCGTGGGAGGCCCATGCGCCGCCGCCGCGGTCCGACTTCCGGAGCGTCTCGATCTGCCGCGGATCGCACCCGAAGCGGTAGAGGAAGAACCCCGTTCCGCGGGAGGCGCGGGCCGCCTCGCGCGCGGCTTCGAGATCCTCTTCGACCTCGGAGCGGACGTAACGCTCGAGCGCGTACCGCTCGGCGGCCACGCGTGCGGCGAGCTCCGGATCGGCGTCGAGGCCGCGCACCCAGCGGTAGTCTCCCGCGGCCGGCTCGAGGAGCGTCGCGATGTCGGGGTCTTTCATGTTGGGGCCGAGACGGCGGAAGAACTCCATGCGCGGCCGCTCGTCGGTGACGCGATCGGCGTCGCCGCACCAAGCCTCGATCCCCGCCCGGTCGAGGAGATAGGTCCCGAGCAGCGCCTCGGGGGTCTCGAGATAGGCCGCCTCGAGGTTGGCGCGCGTGCGCGGCGACGCATACGCGGCGCGAAGCCGCTCGAGGGGAAGCTCGATCGGCCGATCCGAGCCGATCAACACGGCGTCGCGGATCGACGGGAGCCAGAGCTGCACGTGGGGAAAGGCGTCCAGGAACGTGCGGGCCGCCATGCGCGCCGACGCGAGGCTCTGCGCGTGGAGCGGAAGCCACTGCGCGACGACCCCTCCCGGCTCGAGGCGCCGGCGACAGGCCCGATAGAAGTCCAGCGAATAGAGCTGCGCCGAGCCCGCGACGATCGGCGGCGGCGGCTCGAGGGTGACGAGACCGTAGGTCCTCGCC
The sequence above is a segment of the Candidatus Polarisedimenticolaceae bacterium genome. Coding sequences within it:
- a CDS encoding sigma-70 family RNA polymerase sigma factor, which produces MTELQGARSATWTGSRGAAPPTDAEIVERIRGGDADAFAVLVRRHGGRMLAVTRRFLRDEDAARDAVQEAFLSAYRSIGEFRGEAQLSTWLHRVAVHAALMRLRSARRRPEESLEALLPEFDETGHHARPVAEWRTEATAALSREEERERVRRAVDRLPTTYRTVLMLRDIEERDTEETARLLGTTTTAVKVRLHRARQALRTLLEPTMTA